From a region of the Phycisphaerales bacterium genome:
- a CDS encoding SBBP repeat-containing protein, protein MHLARQVGDEAPTTSRGKGSAPTRIDNVSGARSLLYDEIPGDEDSAPAWEHLTLAVTFPGSNEVQPVAAQPRSAKFNYFVGDDDSKWASNVPSFGEVVYRNLYDGVDLHITGDGARGFASESDADGVLKYEFHVAPGADWSQIRIQYDGIESLCIDQAGSLHIATSLGTLTDAAPLVWQENGATVVPAVEREAIGNTSSNGRDARSTDLTIPARFELVNNTTYTITLDGPVDSNRGLVVDPNLHWMAYLGGSSDEHVYGCAVDSSGNALVTGESFSVDFGGRINDLHGANDAILAKISSAGQLVWMTYLGGTATEFGYAVEVDASDNAFVGGSTGSPDFSGRTNHYHGTGDCFIAKIDSAGSVRWATFVGGSRHEGDSDIGGIAVDLALDVEGHVLMTGTTDSDDFEGRNNALHGRRDAFVVKVGHLGELYWMTYLGGGDWDPGRGIAAGSDGSAFVTGNTGSGDFEGRTNRRHGDYDTFAAKVSPLGSVEWMVYLGGSNDEFGRDVAVSSNGDVFITGETRSQDFEGAVGEWPGGHSVAFVSKVKPSGAHVWTMFLGSGYGRNVALGPDSTIIVAGSTTSDSFPGRINERHGGSDAFVLQLDQPSSIRWMMYLGGSDTDMAYGVAVDRDENVLVSGDTVSVDFEGRNNSYYGSGGYAGDGFIARVRLLDAVVDLLVNATCPTGGPIHIEWTGATPNESAALIYARDTGSFVVPNGNPCAGTTLGLGTNQIQLVTVVNSDANGSRTLNATIGPNLCGSYLQLLDLTTCTTSNVARIE, encoded by the coding sequence ATGCATCTCGCGCGGCAGGTCGGCGATGAAGCGCCCACAACAAGCCGGGGCAAAGGCTCCGCGCCGACCCGGATCGACAACGTCAGCGGCGCACGTTCCCTCCTTTACGACGAAATCCCGGGCGACGAGGACTCTGCCCCGGCTTGGGAGCACCTCACCCTCGCCGTGACGTTTCCCGGCAGCAACGAGGTGCAGCCGGTTGCCGCGCAGCCGCGCAGCGCGAAGTTCAACTACTTCGTCGGCGATGATGACTCGAAGTGGGCGAGCAACGTGCCATCGTTCGGCGAAGTGGTTTATCGCAACCTCTACGATGGCGTTGACCTGCACATCACCGGCGATGGCGCCCGCGGCTTCGCGTCTGAATCAGACGCCGACGGCGTACTCAAGTACGAATTCCACGTCGCCCCCGGCGCCGACTGGTCACAGATCCGCATCCAATACGACGGCATCGAGTCACTGTGCATCGACCAAGCCGGCAGCCTGCACATCGCGACGTCATTGGGCACACTGACAGACGCGGCCCCGCTGGTCTGGCAGGAGAACGGTGCAACGGTTGTCCCAGCCGTCGAGCGTGAGGCCATCGGAAACACCTCATCGAACGGGCGAGACGCCCGTTCCACCGACCTCACCATCCCCGCGCGCTTCGAACTCGTCAACAACACGACATACACGATCACCCTCGACGGCCCGGTCGATTCCAATCGCGGGCTCGTCGTTGATCCGAATCTACACTGGATGGCTTATCTGGGCGGAAGCAGCGACGAGCATGTGTATGGCTGCGCCGTTGACTCAAGTGGAAACGCGCTGGTCACCGGTGAGTCGTTTTCGGTCGACTTTGGTGGACGGATCAATGATCTGCATGGAGCGAATGATGCGATCCTCGCAAAGATCTCATCGGCGGGCCAACTTGTCTGGATGACTTATCTCGGTGGCACTGCGACCGAGTTCGGATACGCCGTCGAGGTTGATGCCTCGGATAATGCTTTTGTAGGAGGTTCCACAGGTTCCCCAGATTTCTCGGGACGAACCAACCACTACCACGGCACGGGAGACTGCTTCATCGCCAAAATCGATTCGGCGGGGTCAGTCCGCTGGGCGACCTTCGTCGGGGGCAGCAGACACGAGGGTGATTCGGACATCGGCGGCATTGCTGTTGACCTTGCACTTGACGTCGAGGGCCATGTACTCATGACCGGGACCACCGACTCGGATGACTTTGAGGGCCGGAACAACGCTCTGCATGGACGTAGGGACGCCTTTGTCGTAAAGGTCGGTCACCTCGGAGAGTTGTACTGGATGACCTACCTGGGCGGAGGTGACTGGGATCCGGGTCGAGGTATTGCCGCCGGAAGCGATGGCAGCGCATTTGTCACCGGCAATACCGGGTCTGGGGATTTCGAAGGACGCACGAACCGAAGGCACGGTGATTATGACACTTTTGCTGCGAAAGTCAGCCCGCTCGGATCGGTCGAGTGGATGGTCTATTTGGGTGGAAGCAATGACGAGTTCGGTCGAGACGTTGCGGTGAGCAGTAACGGCGACGTATTCATCACCGGCGAGACGCGATCTCAAGATTTTGAAGGTGCAGTTGGCGAGTGGCCGGGAGGCCACTCAGTGGCGTTTGTTTCGAAGGTGAAGCCATCCGGTGCCCATGTGTGGACCATGTTCCTGGGTTCCGGTTATGGTCGCAACGTTGCCCTTGGCCCGGATTCGACCATCATCGTTGCGGGAAGCACAACATCTGACTCCTTTCCGGGACGCATTAACGAGCGTCACGGCGGGAGTGACGCGTTCGTGTTGCAGCTTGATCAACCGAGCAGCATTCGGTGGATGATGTATCTCGGTGGTTCTGACACGGACATGGCCTACGGGGTGGCGGTCGACCGCGATGAGAACGTACTGGTCTCCGGAGACACGGTCTCGGTTGACTTTGAGGGTCGAAACAACTCCTACTACGGTTCAGGGGGGTACGCTGGAGATGGATTCATCGCAAGAGTTCGGCTCTTGGATGCTGTGGTCGATCTTCTCGTCAACGCCACCTGCCCAACCGGCGGCCCCATCCACATCGAATGGACCGGTGCAACACCAAACGAATCCGCCGCGCTGATCTACGCGCGCGACACCGGCTCCTTTGTCGTGCCCAACGGCAATCCCTGTGCCGGCACCACGCTCGGCCTGGGCACCAACCAGATTCAACTCGTCACCGTCGTCAACTCCGACGCCAACGGCTCGCGCACACTCAACGCCACCATCGGCCCCAACCTCTGCGGCAGCTACCTCCAACTGCTCGACCTCACCACCTGCACCACGAGCAACGTCGCGCGGATCGAGTGA
- a CDS encoding c-type cytochrome: MIIRPRRRVALRSQSLPPDHGTRAFSHALWRATTTGAAALGVAAVAGVIGAAAVSTERDAAFVADELTHLAPFDVIAPASLDPGERLIAELNCIACHAAPQAIADRLDSKKAPLLGQVGQRFSPDYLRAWLADPQKVKHGATMPNLMTGIEPAMLNRMAEPLVHFLVSLGGIARPAETPFNETDVNRGRVLYHQVGCVACHAPREAPAVLNPTLKPASDDPYGAEQGLPTEIPEGATKQAAPLGSFAQTNVRSLTDLLLDPAKTRPSGRMPAMNLSEDEARAIATYLIATDVEKNPQAAVQAPFTLDPAKAATGERMFAQLGCAHCHEMGPNRTQVKPQRPMPFTSFLELKHLDKGCLAAEPEPMVANYDLTAEQRQLIRETLGRARTLSQPLSEAQTIDRTLAAMNCYACHARDGQGGPVEARRSYFMTMGEAELGDEGRFPPPLTGVGGKLRTAWMAQVIAQGTKVRPYMATRMPVFQTVNAEALAAKFEKVDAPCPAEDLPPMAFSSQLAADGRRLVGTNQGMSCINCHSIKGSEPIGEPAMDLVSTHERLRSDWFHTYMLDPAKLRPGTRMPNHWPPDQANPFPDVQEGDPNRQIDAIWAYLSQGEFLALPEGVPEEGGYDILVRDEPVVFRTFIKGAGARAIGIGFKEQVHLAFDSEKCQVTEIWRGPFLNASGAWAGRGGNATDPGGADVVKPADEFPFKTLQGNGDMMMNQPAPKFRGYRFDPYRQPILQYSFDDWSIEEQPLPIVRPAAPGLRRIFDVQLAPGRAGSPGLAFEVAKGEHIEMTGRDQYNVDGRVTYDVLYPDTAVLRVIHFQDADHLVLLFGNANVSAAHFELGMTW; this comes from the coding sequence ATGATCATCCGCCCGCGCCGTCGCGTGGCCCTCCGGTCGCAGAGCCTCCCTCCAGACCACGGCACCCGCGCTTTCAGCCACGCGCTGTGGCGGGCCACCACCACCGGCGCCGCAGCGCTGGGCGTCGCGGCAGTCGCGGGCGTCATTGGCGCAGCGGCGGTGAGCACCGAGCGCGATGCGGCCTTCGTTGCCGACGAACTCACGCACCTGGCGCCGTTCGACGTGATCGCGCCCGCATCACTCGATCCCGGCGAACGCCTCATCGCCGAACTCAACTGCATCGCCTGTCACGCGGCGCCGCAGGCCATTGCCGACCGGCTCGACTCCAAGAAGGCGCCGCTGCTGGGACAGGTCGGGCAGCGCTTCAGCCCCGACTACCTCCGCGCGTGGCTCGCGGACCCGCAGAAGGTCAAGCACGGCGCGACCATGCCGAATCTGATGACGGGCATCGAGCCGGCGATGCTCAATCGCATGGCCGAGCCGCTCGTGCACTTCCTCGTGTCGCTGGGCGGCATCGCGCGGCCGGCCGAGACTCCGTTCAACGAGACAGACGTCAATCGCGGCCGGGTGCTCTACCACCAGGTGGGGTGCGTGGCCTGCCATGCGCCGCGCGAGGCGCCGGCGGTGCTCAATCCGACGCTCAAACCTGCAAGCGACGATCCATACGGCGCCGAGCAGGGACTGCCGACAGAGATTCCCGAAGGAGCGACGAAGCAGGCGGCGCCGCTCGGCTCGTTCGCGCAGACCAATGTCCGGTCGCTCACTGATCTGCTCCTCGATCCCGCGAAGACTCGACCCTCGGGCCGCATGCCCGCGATGAACCTGTCCGAGGATGAAGCGCGCGCCATCGCGACCTATCTCATCGCCACCGACGTGGAGAAGAACCCACAGGCGGCGGTGCAGGCGCCCTTCACGCTCGATCCGGCCAAGGCGGCGACGGGTGAGCGTATGTTTGCGCAGCTGGGCTGCGCGCACTGCCACGAAATGGGGCCCAACCGCACGCAAGTCAAGCCGCAGCGGCCAATGCCCTTTACTTCATTCCTCGAACTCAAGCATCTCGACAAGGGCTGCCTCGCTGCCGAGCCCGAACCGATGGTCGCCAATTACGACCTGACCGCCGAGCAGCGCCAACTCATCCGCGAGACGCTCGGCCGCGCCAGGACGCTCTCGCAGCCGCTGAGCGAGGCTCAGACGATTGACCGCACGCTGGCGGCGATGAACTGCTACGCGTGCCACGCGCGCGACGGCCAGGGCGGGCCGGTCGAAGCCCGCCGGTCTTACTTCATGACAATGGGCGAAGCGGAACTCGGCGACGAAGGCCGCTTCCCGCCGCCGCTCACCGGCGTCGGCGGCAAACTGCGCACCGCGTGGATGGCGCAGGTGATTGCGCAAGGCACAAAGGTTCGGCCGTACATGGCCACGCGCATGCCGGTCTTCCAGACCGTCAATGCAGAGGCGCTCGCAGCGAAGTTTGAAAAGGTCGATGCGCCGTGCCCGGCTGAAGACCTGCCGCCGATGGCGTTCAGTTCTCAACTCGCCGCGGATGGCCGGCGCTTGGTCGGCACAAACCAGGGCATGTCGTGCATCAACTGCCACTCGATCAAGGGCAGCGAGCCCATCGGCGAGCCGGCCATGGATCTCGTCAGCACGCACGAGCGCTTGCGCTCCGACTGGTTCCACACCTACATGCTCGACCCCGCGAAGTTGCGCCCGGGTACGCGCATGCCCAACCACTGGCCGCCAGATCAGGCCAACCCGTTCCCGGATGTGCAGGAAGGCGACCCGAACCGGCAGATCGACGCCATCTGGGCCTATCTCTCGCAGGGCGAGTTCCTCGCGCTGCCCGAAGGCGTACCCGAGGAAGGCGGCTACGACATCCTCGTGCGCGATGAGCCGGTCGTGTTCCGCACCTTCATCAAGGGCGCCGGCGCGCGGGCCATCGGCATCGGCTTCAAGGAGCAGGTGCATCTCGCGTTCGATTCGGAGAAGTGCCAGGTGACGGAGATCTGGCGCGGGCCGTTCCTCAACGCGTCGGGCGCCTGGGCCGGTCGGGGCGGCAACGCGACCGATCCCGGCGGCGCGGATGTCGTCAAACCCGCCGATGAGTTTCCATTCAAGACGCTGCAGGGCAACGGCGACATGATGATGAATCAGCCTGCGCCGAAGTTTCGCGGCTACCGCTTCGATCCGTACCGCCAGCCGATCCTGCAGTACTCTTTCGACGACTGGAGCATCGAGGAGCAGCCGCTGCCGATCGTGCGCCCCGCCGCCCCGGGCCTGCGCCGCATCTTCGACGTGCAACTGGCGCCAGGCCGCGCCGGCAGCCCGGGCTTGGCGTTTGAAGTGGCCAAGGGCGAACATATCGAGATGACCGGCCGCGACCAGTACAACGTCGATGGCCGCGTCACCTACGACGTGCTCTATCCAGACACGGCGGTGCTCAGGGTCATTCACTTCCAGGACGCCGACCACCTCGTGCTGCTGTTTGGAAACGCCAACGTCAGCGCGGCACACTTTGAATTGGGGATGACGTGGTGA
- a CDS encoding DUF1080 domain-containing protein → MRVIRLFAALLMGLLLAPASFAQDNQLTAEQREQGWKLLFDGQSLRGWTPTGNPVAWVAEEGMIQCRPGGGGWLRTVDQYRDFELFADFKISKGGNSGLAIRASSTSDPAFSGMELQIYDSCGKPTALNCCGAVYNAIAPTEQAVKPAGEWNTYRVLIKGDTLNVWLNGRQIHKDERLDSRGIVHQAQDKRPLQSRIKSGYIAFQDHGNGAYFKNIRIRPIDVHPLDAAPGKGEPMWVDLFNGRDLTGWFARGDATWSVEDGVLVGRDGVGHLYSDGVYTDFELRAKVWIKTKGNSGFYFRANPPEDNPDSWPEGYEAQVDNNDPKNFTGSLYARAWPDRLITKEEEWFDYNVRCVGEHITIAINGQTMLETDQHDYASGRIALQGHNPGSEVRWRDIQIRPLNESIAMSKPIPPADGIIDVFYCTHSAGFRHDVLPESRQIMEQLGQQHDWLRVVTSDDIADLTPERLAQTDVVMFYTTGELPMSDEQKQALVEFCESGHGFVGVHSATDTFYEWPWYVKHVGGSFDGHPWHEKVTIDVLDTNHPATRHLGGEFIITDEIYKFKNNAEDRHVLTQLDGSSVEDRANGYFPDSSWTRTTGNGRMFYTALGHRSEVWRDQRFIDHLLGGIRWAAGVEE, encoded by the coding sequence ATGCGCGTCATTCGTCTTTTCGCGGCCCTGCTGATGGGTCTTCTGCTCGCCCCGGCGAGTTTCGCACAGGACAACCAACTCACCGCCGAGCAGCGCGAGCAGGGCTGGAAACTGCTCTTCGACGGCCAGTCGCTCAGGGGCTGGACGCCCACGGGCAATCCCGTCGCATGGGTCGCGGAAGAGGGCATGATCCAGTGCCGGCCCGGCGGCGGCGGCTGGCTGCGCACCGTGGACCAATACCGCGACTTCGAACTCTTTGCTGATTTCAAAATCAGCAAGGGCGGCAACAGCGGCCTGGCAATCCGCGCCTCGTCCACAAGCGATCCCGCATTCAGCGGCATGGAGCTGCAGATCTACGACTCATGCGGCAAGCCGACCGCGCTCAACTGCTGCGGGGCCGTGTACAACGCGATCGCGCCAACTGAGCAGGCGGTGAAGCCGGCGGGCGAGTGGAACACCTACCGCGTGCTCATCAAGGGCGACACGCTCAACGTCTGGCTCAACGGCAGGCAGATTCACAAGGACGAAAGACTTGACAGTCGCGGCATCGTGCACCAGGCGCAGGACAAGCGCCCGCTGCAATCGCGCATCAAGAGCGGCTACATCGCCTTCCAGGATCACGGCAACGGCGCGTACTTCAAGAACATCCGCATCCGGCCCATCGACGTGCATCCGCTCGACGCCGCGCCCGGCAAGGGCGAGCCGATGTGGGTCGATCTCTTCAACGGTCGGGATCTGACGGGCTGGTTCGCCAGAGGCGACGCGACGTGGAGTGTCGAAGACGGTGTGCTCGTGGGTCGCGATGGCGTGGGCCATCTCTACAGCGACGGCGTGTACACCGACTTTGAACTCCGCGCCAAGGTCTGGATCAAGACGAAGGGCAACAGTGGTTTTTACTTCCGGGCCAATCCGCCAGAGGACAATCCGGATTCGTGGCCTGAGGGCTACGAAGCGCAGGTGGACAACAACGATCCGAAGAACTTCACGGGATCGCTCTACGCCCGCGCGTGGCCCGATCGGCTCATTACCAAAGAAGAAGAGTGGTTCGACTACAACGTCCGCTGCGTCGGCGAGCACATCACGATCGCGATCAACGGGCAGACGATGCTCGAAACCGATCAGCACGACTACGCCAGCGGGCGCATTGCGCTACAGGGGCACAACCCGGGTTCCGAGGTGCGCTGGCGCGACATCCAGATCCGCCCACTCAACGAGTCCATCGCCATGAGCAAACCAATCCCGCCCGCCGACGGCATCATCGACGTGTTCTACTGCACGCATTCCGCCGGCTTCCGCCACGACGTGCTGCCCGAGTCGCGCCAGATCATGGAGCAGCTCGGCCAGCAGCACGACTGGCTCCGCGTCGTGACCAGCGATGACATCGCCGACCTCACACCGGAGCGTCTCGCGCAGACGGATGTCGTCATGTTCTACACTACGGGCGAGCTTCCGATGAGCGATGAGCAGAAGCAGGCGCTGGTCGAGTTCTGCGAAAGCGGGCACGGCTTCGTCGGCGTGCACAGCGCGACCGACACCTTTTACGAGTGGCCGTGGTACGTGAAGCACGTCGGCGGCTCGTTCGACGGGCATCCGTGGCACGAAAAGGTCACCATCGACGTGCTCGACACGAATCACCCGGCGACGCGCCACCTCGGCGGTGAGTTCATCATCACCGACGAAATCTACAAGTTCAAGAACAACGCGGAAGACCGGCACGTGCTCACGCAGCTTGACGGCTCGAGCGTCGAGGACAGGGCGAACGGCTACTTTCCCGATTCGAGCTGGACGCGCACGACCGGCAACGGCCGCATGTTCTACACGGCGCTGGGGCATCGCAGCGAAGTGTGGCGCGATCAGCGGTTCATCGACCACCTGCTCGGCGGCATCCGCTGGGCGGCGGGCGTAGAGGAGTAA
- a CDS encoding SBBP repeat-containing protein produces the protein MRHACTRGLGLALVSSLALAAGALGFQSPAAQRLNLGLRGVYFVPNEGQWSDAGVIYGYRARGLDIAFRESSFTMHLARQISDAAPTTSRGKGSAPPRIDNISGERLLLADDEIRGDEDSAPAWEHLTLAVTFPGSNEVQPVAAQPQGAKFNYFVGDDESKWASNVPSFGEVVYRNLYDGVDLHITGAGARGFASESDADGVLKYEFHVAPGADWSQIRIQYDGIESLCIDEPGNLHIATTFGTLTDAAPLVWQPRSPGRDKGSAPSRISPSNDDSTIPARFELVNNTTYTITLDATVDPTQELIIDPDVEWSRYLGGESVDEGRGVAARSDGSVVAVGSTGSEIFEGQNNSNHGDWDAFVVSADGDGRLLWMTFIGGSGHDAGFGASLEPGGAILLSGETQSADFAQRNNELHGISDAFLARLDDAGSLLRMTYVGGSNAESTYSQPGIDRHGYIVIAGVTESPDIEGRLNDLHPGSWDSFICQLSPSLETQWALYLGGTGGDSIFEMTLDGEGSALATGVTGSVDFDGRINSYHGDGDPFVVKVDPEGQLLWMTYLGGSGYGDEDGNGIAVESDGTIVVCGTTESDDLEGATNSRLGYQDIYIARLKPNGTVIRSTYIGGSQGDYGYFLALDAQGNALITGETNSDDFIGRRNGLQSGFAILASINRLDAVNWMIYCGGSQGWGTAVAAGPDAAYVVGGVRVSDLEGRLNAYGGNDDGFLLKYGPLTVPDLSVDSSCPDAGPIQLTWFNATPSAPAALLFARNSGSFSIPNNRPCPGTMLGLGAEQLQVAFTGNSDANGSRTLNATIGPNLCGGYLQLLDLTTCTTSNVARIE, from the coding sequence ATGCGCCACGCTTGCACTCGGGGTCTGGGTCTCGCACTGGTGTCTTCGCTTGCGCTGGCGGCGGGTGCGCTCGGGTTTCAGTCGCCTGCTGCTCAGCGGCTCAACCTCGGCCTGCGCGGGGTGTACTTCGTGCCCAACGAGGGGCAGTGGAGTGATGCCGGGGTGATCTACGGCTACCGCGCGCGCGGCCTGGACATCGCCTTCCGCGAGTCGTCGTTCACAATGCATCTGGCGCGGCAGATCAGCGATGCAGCGCCCACAACAAGCCGGGGCAAAGGCTCCGCGCCGCCCCGGATCGACAACATCAGCGGCGAACGTCTCCTGCTTGCCGATGACGAAATCCGGGGCGACGAGGACTCTGCCCCGGCTTGGGAGCACCTCACCCTCGCCGTGACGTTTCCCGGCAGCAACGAGGTGCAGCCCGTCGCCGCGCAGCCGCAGGGCGCGAAGTTCAACTACTTCGTCGGCGATGATGAATCGAAGTGGGCGAGCAACGTGCCATCGTTTGGCGAAGTGGTTTATCGCAACCTCTACGATGGCGTTGACCTGCACATCACCGGCGCTGGCGCTCGCGGCTTCGCGTCTGAATCAGACGCCGACGGCGTACTCAAGTACGAATTCCACGTCGCCCCCGGCGCCGACTGGTCACAGATCCGCATCCAGTACGACGGCATCGAGTCGCTCTGCATCGACGAGCCCGGCAACCTCCACATCGCGACCACCTTCGGCACACTCACCGACGCCGCGCCACTGGTGTGGCAACCCCGCAGCCCAGGCCGGGACAAAGGCTCCGCGCCGTCCCGGATTTCCCCATCCAACGACGACTCCACCATCCCCGCCCGCTTCGAACTCGTCAACAACACGACATACACAATCACCCTCGACGCCACCGTCGACCCCACGCAAGAACTCATCATCGACCCGGATGTGGAGTGGTCGCGGTATCTCGGCGGCGAGTCGGTTGATGAGGGGCGTGGAGTTGCTGCGCGATCAGACGGCTCGGTCGTCGCCGTCGGCAGCACTGGTTCCGAAATCTTCGAAGGGCAGAACAACTCGAATCATGGCGATTGGGATGCGTTTGTGGTAAGCGCCGATGGCGATGGTCGATTACTGTGGATGACGTTCATCGGCGGCAGCGGGCACGACGCTGGATTCGGCGCGTCGCTGGAGCCCGGCGGCGCCATCCTGCTCAGTGGTGAAACACAGTCGGCCGACTTTGCGCAACGCAACAACGAACTGCACGGCATCAGCGATGCGTTTCTTGCCCGCCTCGATGATGCGGGGAGCCTGCTGCGGATGACCTACGTCGGCGGCTCGAATGCCGAGTCCACCTATTCGCAGCCGGGTATCGACCGTCATGGCTACATCGTCATCGCCGGCGTCACCGAGTCACCGGACATCGAAGGTCGGCTCAACGATCTGCACCCCGGCTCGTGGGATTCGTTCATCTGCCAACTCAGTCCCTCTCTCGAAACTCAATGGGCGCTCTACCTCGGCGGCACGGGAGGCGACTCCATCTTTGAGATGACCCTCGATGGCGAAGGCAGCGCATTGGCAACTGGCGTCACCGGTTCCGTCGATTTTGACGGTCGCATCAATTCCTATCACGGAGACGGCGACCCCTTCGTCGTCAAAGTCGACCCCGAAGGTCAACTCCTCTGGATGACTTATCTCGGCGGCAGCGGATATGGAGACGAAGACGGCAACGGCATCGCTGTCGAGTCGGATGGCACGATCGTCGTGTGCGGAACGACGGAGTCGGATGATCTCGAAGGGGCCACCAATTCGAGACTCGGCTACCAGGACATCTACATCGCACGCCTCAAGCCAAACGGCACGGTCATCCGCAGCACCTACATCGGCGGCTCCCAGGGCGACTACGGCTATTTCCTGGCCCTCGATGCGCAGGGTAACGCGCTCATCACCGGCGAAACAAACTCCGATGACTTCATCGGGCGAAGAAACGGACTGCAATCCGGCTTCGCCATTCTCGCCAGCATCAACCGACTCGACGCAGTCAACTGGATGATCTACTGCGGCGGAAGTCAGGGCTGGGGAACCGCCGTGGCCGCCGGACCTGATGCCGCCTACGTCGTCGGCGGAGTGCGCGTGAGCGACCTGGAAGGGCGGCTTAATGCGTACGGCGGCAATGACGATGGCTTCCTGCTCAAGTATGGTCCGCTCACCGTTCCCGATCTGTCGGTAGATTCGTCCTGTCCCGATGCCGGCCCGATACAACTCACCTGGTTCAACGCCACTCCCAGCGCCCCCGCCGCGCTGCTCTTTGCCCGCAACTCCGGTTCATTCTCCATCCCCAACAACCGCCCGTGCCCGGGCACGATGCTCGGCCTCGGCGCCGAGCAACTCCAGGTCGCTTTCACCGGCAACTCCGACGCCAACGGCTCGCGCACACTCAACGCCACCATCGGCCCCAACCTCTGCGGCGGCTACCTCCAACTCCTCGACCTCACCACCTGCACCACGAGCAACGTCGCGCGGATCGAGTGA
- a CDS encoding D-tyrosyl-tRNA(Tyr) deacylase: MIAVVQRVSRASVSVEETGYRAEIGRGLVVLLGVEQGDERSHADWLAGRIARLRIFADDAGLMNRSVRDVGGQALVVSQFTLAGDCRKGNRPSFDRAAGPELAESLYEYFVKRLAEAEGVATATGVFRAMMAVELVNDGPVTLMISTADLPR, from the coding sequence ATGATTGCGGTCGTGCAGCGCGTGAGTCGGGCGTCGGTCTCTGTCGAAGAGACGGGCTATCGCGCTGAGATCGGCCGCGGGCTCGTGGTGCTGCTCGGCGTCGAGCAGGGCGATGAGCGGTCCCACGCGGACTGGCTCGCCGGCAGGATCGCGCGGCTGCGCATCTTTGCCGACGACGCCGGACTCATGAATCGCAGCGTGCGCGACGTCGGCGGGCAGGCCCTGGTCGTGAGCCAGTTCACGCTGGCCGGCGACTGTCGCAAGGGCAACCGGCCAAGTTTCGACCGCGCCGCCGGACCCGAACTCGCCGAGTCGCTGTACGAGTACTTCGTGAAGCGGCTGGCCGAGGCGGAAGGCGTGGCGACCGCCACCGGCGTGTTCCGCGCGATGATGGCCGTGGAACTCGTGAACGACGGCCCGGTGACGCTAATGATTAGCACAGCGGACCTGCCGCGCTGA